In the genome of Planctomyces sp. SH-PL62, the window CGCCGACGTCATCATGGTCAAGCCCGCGCTGGCCTACCTGGACGTCGCCCGCCGCCTCAAGGACGCGTTCGGCGTCCCCCTGGCCGCTTACAACGTCTCGGGCGAGTACGCCATGATCAAGGCCGCCGCCGAGCGCGGCTGGATCGACGAGCGGCGGATCGTCCTGGAGACCCTCACCGGCTTCAAGCGCGCCGGGATCGACATGATCCTCACGTATCACGCCCCTGACGTCGCCCGATGGCTCCAGCAAGGTTGAGCGCCCGATCATGAGCACCCCCAGCACCCCGACGACCCCCGCCCTCTCCCGCCCCGACTACCAGCTCCCGAAGAGCTCGGCGGCCTTCGCCCGCGCGCGCAAGGTGATCCCCGGCGGCGTGAACAGCCCCGCGCGGGCCTTCGGCGGCGTCGGCGGCGAGCCCCCCTTCATGGCCAGGGCCGAGGGCTCCTACCTCTTCGACGTCGACGGCCACCGCTACATCGACTACATCGGCTCGTGGGGCCCGATGATCGTCGGCCACGTCCACCCGGCGGTGAAGGCGGCGGTCGCCGGGGCGCTCGAGCTGGGCTCCAGCTTCGGCGCGCCGACGGAGCGCGAGGCCGAGATCGCCGAGGCCGTCGTCGCCGCCGTCCCCTCCATCGAAATGTGCCGATTCGTCTCCTCGGGGACCGAGGCGACGATGTCCGCGATCCGCCTGGCGCGGGGCTTCACCGGGCGCGACAAGCTCGTCAAGATGGCCGGCTGCTACCACGGCCACGCCGACTGCCTGCTGGTCCAGGCCGGCTCGGCCGCGACCACCCTCGGCCACCCCGACAGCCCCGGCGTCACCGCCGGCGCGACGGCCGACACCTTGCTCTCCCCGTTCAACGACGCCGAGGCCGTCGAACGGCTCCTGGAGGCCAACCCCGGCCAGGTCGCGGCGGTCCTGCTGGAGCCGATCGCCGGCAACATGGGCCTCGTCCCGCCCCGGCCCGGCTACCTGGAGAAGCTCCGCGAGCTGACCACGAAGCATGGGACGCTGCTGATCTTCGACGAGGTCATGACCGGCTTCCGGGTCTCCCACGGCGGCGCCCAGGAACTCTTCGGCGTCACGCCCGACCTCACCGCGCTGGGCAAGATCATCGGCGGCGGACTCCCCGCGGCGGCCTACGGCGGGTCGAAGGAGATCATGTCCCGCGTCTCCCCCTCCGGGGCGATCTACCAGGCGGGGACCCTTTCCGGCAACCCGCTGGCGATGGCCGCCGGCCTGGCCACGCTGCGGCTCCTGCGCGAGCCCGGCGTCTACGACCGCCTCGAAGCCCTCTCCGCGAGGCTCGCCGACGGCCTCGAACAAGCCGCCCGCGAGGCCGGCGTCCCGCACGTCGTCCAGCGCGTCGGGAGCATGCTCACCCTCTTCTTCCACGACGGCCCGGTCCACGACTACGACGACGCCAGGCGGTCGGACACGGCCCTCTTCGCCCGCTTCTTCTGGGAGATGCTCGCCCGGGGCGTCTACCTCCCCTGCAGCCAGTTCGAAGCCGCCTTCGTCTCCGCCGCCCACTCCGAAGCCGACGTCGACCACACCATCGCCGCGGCCCGCGAATCCCTGGCCGCCGCCGTCGCCTGACCCCCCGCATCCGCGCCTCGTCGTCCTTCCCCCGGCGCGGAGGGGAAGGACGCCGACGCGGTCAGGCCCGCCGGCGGACGGCGGCGAGCAGGCCGACGGCTCCCAGGGCGAGCAGCGCGACGGAGTGCGGCTCGGGGACGACGCGCAGGGTCCGGTTGCGGCCGATGGCGACGAGGACGTCGTTGCTCGTGTCGCCGTCGCCGTCGTCGGCGAACACGTCGAATGGGAGAGGGCCGGAGAGGATCGTCCCGTAGGCGAACGGGATCGTCACGCCGTCGGCGTCGAAGTTCAACCCGGCCTTGCCGTAGAGCCTCCCGAACGCCGGGCCGACCAGCTCCCACTCCATCAGGAGGTCCCGCACGTCGGCCGA includes:
- the hemL gene encoding glutamate-1-semialdehyde 2,1-aminomutase codes for the protein MSTPSTPTTPALSRPDYQLPKSSAAFARARKVIPGGVNSPARAFGGVGGEPPFMARAEGSYLFDVDGHRYIDYIGSWGPMIVGHVHPAVKAAVAGALELGSSFGAPTEREAEIAEAVVAAVPSIEMCRFVSSGTEATMSAIRLARGFTGRDKLVKMAGCYHGHADCLLVQAGSAATTLGHPDSPGVTAGATADTLLSPFNDAEAVERLLEANPGQVAAVLLEPIAGNMGLVPPRPGYLEKLRELTTKHGTLLIFDEVMTGFRVSHGGAQELFGVTPDLTALGKIIGGGLPAAAYGGSKEIMSRVSPSGAIYQAGTLSGNPLAMAAGLATLRLLREPGVYDRLEALSARLADGLEQAAREAGVPHVVQRVGSMLTLFFHDGPVHDYDDARRSDTALFARFFWEMLARGVYLPCSQFEAAFVSAAHSEADVDHTIAAARESLAAAVA